A genomic stretch from Bacillota bacterium includes:
- a CDS encoding CHASE4 domain-containing protein, with the protein MTLRRKTLMFIGAMLLGLLVILYTAAHHILLHSYEDLEENRTRDYTEQALSLIAGQLDELSNGVGDWAAWDETYAFIMTGDPDYVRRNIPDATFDNLRLNLMLFVNAPGRVVFGRAFDLQSGEEMPLPRSLEPHLGDGSPLLDHFDPESSVSGLVLLPEGPLLVASRPIVTNERQGPIQGALIWGRYLDNLEIARLSEVTQLNLSASRLDDPTPPADFEAARGLLSQQTPIVARAVSADSVAGYALLEDIHGEPALVLKVDRPRAIYKQGLATINFFVWFLMAGGFVIIISTMLLLKNLVLSRLERLNSGVEEIRKTGDLSVRLAIPGEDELSNLAGAINRMLAALEQSGRQLQDSEESYRGLAEKLQTAHQQLQDIIEFLPDATFVVDRDKRVIAWNLATEKMTGISKAEILGKGDYAYSLPFYGRPRPMLIDLVIGGDQGIEWQYQGFEIKGNTYYAEGFVPSVYGGQGAFVWEKASPLFDGQGNVTGAIETIRDVSERKEAEERLRYLSLHDPLTGIYNRAYFEEEMRRLKGGRFAPVGLVVCDVDGLKLVNDSLGHDAGDALLRAAAGVLQQAFRKSDVVARVGGDEFAVVLPESDKTVVQGACQRIREAVERHNLLHPELPLSLSVGYAVGDDDTDNLNNLFREADNNMYRDKLHRSQSTRSAIIQTLMKTLEARDHITEGHGERMQDLVLRMAQALGLPERTVNDLRLLAQFHDIGKVGVPDRILFKKGPLSPAERAEMQRHCEIGHRIAHSVPDLVHIADLILKHHEVWNGEGYPLGLKGEEIPLECRILAVADAYDSMTNDRPYRKAMSHREAVTELERCTGSQFDPELVRLFVEILKPLTASTS; encoded by the coding sequence TTGACACTCCGTAGGAAGACCCTGATGTTCATAGGGGCGATGCTCCTCGGTTTACTGGTGATTCTTTATACAGCCGCTCACCATATACTCCTGCACAGCTACGAGGACTTGGAAGAGAACAGGACCCGCGACTATACCGAACAGGCGCTGAGTTTGATTGCCGGTCAACTGGATGAACTGAGTAACGGGGTGGGTGATTGGGCCGCGTGGGATGAGACCTACGCGTTTATCATGACCGGCGATCCGGATTATGTGCGCCGAAACATCCCGGATGCCACATTTGATAATCTCCGGTTGAACTTAATGCTTTTCGTCAATGCGCCCGGCCGGGTTGTGTTCGGCCGGGCCTTTGACCTGCAGAGCGGAGAGGAAATGCCGCTGCCGAGAAGCCTGGAGCCACACCTTGGGGACGGCAGCCCCCTGTTGGATCATTTCGACCCGGAGAGCAGTGTCAGTGGATTGGTTCTTCTCCCGGAAGGACCGCTATTGGTTGCTTCGCGACCCATCGTGACTAATGAAAGGCAGGGACCGATCCAGGGAGCCCTGATTTGGGGCCGTTATTTGGACAATCTGGAAATAGCGCGTTTGTCTGAAGTAACACAGCTGAATCTCTCCGCCAGTCGCCTGGATGACCCAACGCCGCCGGCTGATTTCGAGGCGGCGCGCGGTCTTTTGTCGCAACAAACCCCAATTGTCGCCCGGGCGGTGAGTGCGGATTCGGTGGCGGGGTACGCGCTGCTCGAGGATATCCACGGCGAACCTGCGCTTGTCCTGAAGGTGGACCGTCCACGGGCGATCTACAAACAGGGTTTGGCCACCATCAACTTCTTTGTCTGGTTCCTCATGGCGGGCGGTTTTGTAATCATCATAAGCACGATGCTCCTTTTGAAGAACTTGGTTCTTTCCCGGTTGGAGCGCCTGAACTCCGGGGTTGAAGAGATTCGAAAGACCGGTGACCTGTCGGTACGCCTGGCTATCCCCGGAGAAGACGAACTGTCAAACCTGGCCGGCGCCATCAACCGGATGCTGGCGGCCTTGGAGCAATCCGGCCGCCAATTGCAGGACAGTGAAGAGTCCTACCGCGGCCTGGCGGAGAAACTCCAGACTGCACACCAGCAGTTGCAGGACATTATCGAGTTTTTGCCGGACGCCACGTTTGTCGTCGACCGCGACAAGCGGGTGATTGCTTGGAACCTAGCCACTGAGAAAATGACGGGGATTTCGAAGGCCGAAATCCTCGGTAAGGGTGACTATGCTTACTCCTTACCTTTTTACGGGCGGCCGAGGCCCATGCTGATCGACCTGGTGATAGGGGGGGACCAGGGTATTGAGTGGCAGTACCAGGGCTTTGAGATTAAAGGCAACACCTACTATGCCGAGGGTTTCGTTCCTTCAGTCTACGGGGGCCAAGGGGCCTTCGTCTGGGAGAAGGCGTCGCCGCTGTTTGACGGCCAGGGGAATGTGACGGGGGCGATCGAAACCATCCGCGATGTGAGCGAACGGAAGGAGGCGGAGGAGCGGCTCAGGTACCTGAGCCTGCACGACCCGCTGACCGGAATCTACAACCGGGCTTACTTCGAGGAGGAAATGCGGCGCCTGAAGGGCGGACGCTTCGCGCCGGTAGGCCTCGTCGTGTGTGACGTGGATGGACTCAAGCTCGTCAATGACAGTCTGGGCCACGATGCCGGGGATGCGCTGCTCAGGGCGGCGGCCGGGGTTTTGCAGCAGGCTTTCCGCAAGAGCGACGTGGTGGCCCGGGTGGGGGGAGACGAATTCGCCGTGGTCCTGCCGGAGAGCGATAAGACAGTCGTCCAGGGTGCCTGCCAACGGATCCGGGAGGCGGTGGAGCGCCACAACCTGCTTCATCCGGAGCTTCCCTTGAGTTTGTCCGTTGGTTATGCGGTGGGTGACGACGATACCGACAACTTAAACAACCTATTCCGGGAAGCCGACAACAACATGTACCGGGATAAACTGCACCGCAGCCAGAGTACGCGCAGCGCGATCATCCAGACATTGATGAAGACCTTGGAAGCCAGGGACCACATTACCGAGGGGCACGGGGAACGGATGCAAGACTTGGTCCTGCGCATGGCCCAGGCTCTTGGCCTGCCCGAGCGCACGGTAAACGACCTGCGCCTGTTGGCCCAGTTTCACGACATCGGCAAGGTTGGTGTGCCGGACCGTATCTTATTCAAGAAGGGGCCCCTTTCCCCGGCGGAGAGGGCGGAAATGCAGCGGCACTGTGAGATCGGTCACCGCATCGCCCATTCGGTCCCGGACCTGGTGCACATTGCCGACCTGATTCTGAAGCACCACGAGGTATGGAACGGGGAGGGCTACCCCCTGGGATTGAAAGGCGAGGAAATCCCGTTGGAATGCCGCATCCTGGCTGTCGCCGACGCCTATGACTCCATGACCAACGACCGCCCCTACCGGAAGGCGATGTCGCACAGAGAAGCGGTTACCGAACTTGAGAGGTGCACCGGCTCGCAGTTCGACCCGGAACTGGTGCGGCTGTTCGTGGAAATCCTGAAGCCTTTAACGGCAAGCACGTCGTAA
- a CDS encoding transposase, whose translation MARIARVVAPYVPHHVTQRGNRRLQTFFCNEDYLEYLELMAQWCSLWEVEIWAYCLMPNHVHLIAVPPSKEALTGAIGEAHRRYTRRVNSREGWSGHLWQGRFSSFPMDEAHLWVGARYIELNPVRAGLVKEPWQYRWSSARAHMDGRDDVLLRARPLLEMFGNWREYLSKAISSEEAEVFGQHERTGRPLGNEGFLAALEKTLGLNLRPRKPGPKGPRKRKTAD comes from the coding sequence ATGGCAAGAATAGCACGCGTGGTGGCACCCTACGTGCCTCACCACGTCACACAACGCGGTAACCGCCGCCTCCAGACATTCTTCTGCAATGAGGACTATCTGGAGTACCTTGAGTTGATGGCGCAGTGGTGTTCCCTTTGGGAAGTGGAAATCTGGGCCTATTGTTTGATGCCCAATCATGTACACTTGATTGCTGTGCCGCCATCGAAAGAAGCTCTGACTGGCGCCATTGGAGAAGCCCACCGCCGCTACACGCGCCGGGTAAACTCACGGGAAGGCTGGAGCGGTCACCTGTGGCAGGGACGTTTCTCTTCGTTTCCAATGGATGAAGCCCATCTTTGGGTTGGTGCACGCTACATAGAACTCAACCCTGTACGTGCGGGGTTAGTAAAGGAGCCGTGGCAGTATCGTTGGAGTAGTGCCAGAGCGCATATGGATGGGCGCGACGACGTATTGCTTCGTGCCAGACCGTTGTTAGAGATGTTCGGTAATTGGAGGGAATATCTTTCCAAGGCCATCTCTTCAGAGGAAGCCGAAGTATTCGGGCAACACGAGAGAACGGGGCGCCCCTTGGGGAATGAGGGATTTCTCGCTGCCCTTGAGAAAACATTAGGGCTGAATCTGCGACCCCGTAAGCCGGGTCCCAAGGGGCCTCGGAAAAGAAAAACAGCAGACTAA